Genomic DNA from Plasmodium yoelii strain 17X genome assembly, chromosome: 3:
atttaataaacatattttatagatacaaaattaacatatttgatattgatataaaatatgtagatATATTAGaagaacaaaatgaaaattgtttttttattatctcaaaaaatgtaaataaaataaataaattacaaaaatatataagtatgGTTAATATCTTTTTTGCAGGttgtataaaattatcattttattgTTCTAAAATAAGTaaagaattatttaatttaattttaaataaatattttcaaagTAATAAtcaatgtataaaaaaagatggagaatatattttattatataatatagaatCTAAATATGATCCCTTTTCAGcctttttatataatcaaataaaaaaatttaaatttcgaaattcttttttaatgaatatatataaatataactcGTCAAATAAATCtcaaataattaaaaaaaaaaaaaatcaaatattaGATtcaaattttgtttataaatattattattcaaattGTATAATTGCTATTTGTTGCCCATCTAATTGTTTGTaactatttaatatattttaaataaatatttttaaaaacaaaataagttATGCTAATGATAATTAATCGAATATGCGACGTAACATGCGGTGTAGTAAACGCTAAACCGATGTAGATGTATatttatgcaaattataaaaattcatagaaattgttaaaaattataatgaattctCAGGAATTTCCTGATTCTGTTAATTAAAATGAAGCTATTTAAAATGAACagatttttatttatgcaaTTTGTTTCgcattaataatatatccaACTCGATTCGCGCCATTTTGAGAcgcttaaaaaataaaaataaaaataataaggcataaaaataaaaataaaaataaggcATAAGGCATAATAAGGCATAAAAACAATACATGGACACACACATTGCTTGGTGAAGAATGCAACTGGCAGCTAACCTGGCTTGGGCCTTAATTTGGCTGCTTTAAAAACACATTAAATATTTCGTTATAATTTAATTCACTAAAACCTGAAAACATgttagataaatataattttccgGTGTTGTTTTTTTCAAGAGAGTAATAATTATCTTTTAtcgaattaaataaatattctaagaaattattttttttattatcttgattttcaaaattatttacatcATTTTGAACTTGCTGACTAGTAGATGGTATCAAATTATCTGATGATGTAAGAAAAGATTTTTGTTCAGATTCATTTAGTAATAAagatttattaacatttaataaatcttcttttaaatttccaaaaatagaaaaatgttttgaatttttttttgcataattatttaatattttgataatttttttaaaaatatgtttacaatcatataaaataaattccttaaatatatttattatattatttatattattatgttgataataaatatttttcccTGTTAttatttcaaataaaaaattaaaaatgttaatataaaaatctaAATCTTTTTCAGATTCTATACATTGTATATGAAACCAAAAATAAAttcccatttttttcgttttccatttttttaatacacaTCCTATAGCTTTTACTGTATttactaaaaaatattttacttcatattttgttattattttttttttttttttttttaataattcatttGGATTCTTATTTTTTGTGTTATTTAAAATGGAAATATCTTTATATAATTGACTGTTCggttttaaaacatttttaaatcCAACTTTATTatctaaataaaatatattaccataattaatcatattactattattagaCAAATTACTTGCAACACTACTATTACTATTTCGTCTTATATTACAATTAGAAATATATGATCCATTAACAATTTGAGGATGAATCAAATTtctattaaataatatattttttacaatatgataattatcttgatttatttttttatatggttCAACTAAATATTctcttctatttttttttatatctttcaTCATTGTTTTACTGTCATTTctaatatctatatttaatttattaccatacatataactatttatatcattaacaatatcattttttatattcgatatattattattcatttttattattttactattatGTATTTCTCTTTGATATTCACTAAAATTGTTATTCGGGTTTATATTCACATTCTTTGGAATTACAAAATTgggttttatttttcccACCATGTTTACAACTCTATTCACCTCGCCACTACCACCACTGCCATTGCCACCATTATTGGCATCGCTTCTAACCGAATCTGCCATAACTTTTCCATCTCTTGGatgcattatttttattttaccatCTACCAATTTATGTTGActcatattattatcatgtAAAGGCATCATATCTTTTGCGCTTTTATAATTCCCTTCAAAATCAGTtccaatattattttgttgatTTTTTGAACTAGCCATTTCACGATTATAGTTATTTTTGGAATCTAAACTACACATGCTTGGATGTTTGGAATTTATATAGATGCCCATATCGCCCCCATTCACACCACCACTCACGACGCCATTCACACCACCACTTATGACGCCACTTCTTACCCCGTTAGGGACCATATGCATTCCTACATTTCttacattttcattattattaattttaaatgtttGTGATACATTATTAGAATGCTTTAAATTTccaacattttttatattttttccttgaGCTATTGGATTTATTATTGGTCGAAATGATTCAAAAGAATTTTGTATCGGTTCTACATATCCAtaattatctttatttactaaatttttcaaattattagaatttttttcattattattaacacCTCTAAAACTTAGAATACTATTAGTACTATGGTTACTACTACTTTTAGTACTATTGCTACTTGTGTTATTtctgttcatatttttattatattcaccatttattaaatataatggaCTATCCCCATTCTTAATATTTGGATGTTGATCGTTTCTATATATAAGCTTTAAAACATTTGTATTTCCATTCCCACTAttcatattataattatattttttatttagcatatttaaattaacaCTATTTAATCTATAAGGAGATACTTTATTTGAACCCTCtcgattattattattcccaCCACCCCCTTGGCTAATGTCACTACTATTGTAGTTTCCCACGTTTCCCACGTTTCCTACATTTCCCGACTGAATTAAACTGTTACTAGCACTGCCAACGCTGCCAACGCTGCCAATGCTGTTAATACTACCAACATTGCCAACATTCCCAACATTGCCAACTATATGTAATACTGGGTTATTCATTTCgatttttgtattaaaaagATTTTCATTGCTtcttaataaattattgGATACctgattattatttatgttatcataatatttcaaaattttattatcaacaTTTCCATCAACAATGTTATTTATTCCACAATTAGATGTGCACACATTtccactattattattgttattcttattattattatctacgaatttattttctattttctCATTTGTGATACTAAAATTGTCTCTACTAATAGAATCTTTAGTAAGAACCTTTCCTTTTAGTTTCTTTACAGACTTAGATTTAGTATATCCATTCATTCCCTTTTCTAATTTACCATTTCCATCATTTTGATTTTGTAATTTaccattttcatcatttttattttgcatattatatatatttgctaCATCTTCTAAAgtgtttaaaatataatttttttgaattttttccTGATCACCCTTTGATATATTATTCTCTCTTGTAATATTTCGACAGTTCACATTATAAATAtctaaaacatatttattatattcatttttttcacattcaTTTTGATAATACATGGATATTGTTTTATCTTTATACCCATTTGTTGATATATTGGTTATATGACTCTctgacattttattttattttattattattatccttatgtaaaatacaaaacattatattaaaaaatttataactctttttattttatatatatatatatatacatcttttattatcataCTTTATCCATAAAAAGAAGTAGCGATATGAAACACATAAACAATTTGGCATACATAGaataaattttgaatatataatgtaaaaacaaattaacaatttaaaaaaaaaaaaaaaaaaaaaaaaaaacggatAATTCAAagcatatacatattaccAAATTGTagctttctttttttttttaattcgcATTGATTTATATAACTATAAAGCTTCATATatttcaataaaaaaaagatacaAATTATTCAGAAGTACATGTATAGCACATATGCATATGgttatgcatattatttattaatgatagacattattaaaaataaattaaaaacacTAGATCaaacaaaaacaaattttcgaatatttactttttttttatttttcatatttatcacattttatattctacCACGCCAACTGTGTCTTTCACTTTCCGTTGTGTGGAGATATATTTACAACTGGTTCTCAAAATTCGAgacaataatattaatattcataatattgttattgctattgttattattgcTATTGTTGCTATTGTTGCTATTGTTGCtattattgctattattatatatatgcacacacacgtgatattatatacatatatgctaaacatatgtataagtaaaatcatatatattacatacataaattattatgcatttctatataacatttttctACAAATTGCAtaattattcaaatattaatatgcaaaattaaatatgttctttaaaatttattaacattaaattattttgtgtTTATCATCATGAAAATTGTACatgattataattaaaaaaatgcaatgatatgaaataaatacattAATTTGAGGCaccatataatttttacatgataaaaaatatctatAATACAATAATGTTGTTGTTTATTTGTGGAAATGGTTGTAACCAAAAATCagtaatttatttaaaaaaaaaaatatatataatgcatgTACTTATGAGTATGTCTACTTATAGGATGTAACATTATGACTTgcgaatatttttatatggcTAATCATGCAAAAGttccataaatatataacttaataaatatatgtacacaAAGTATTATgcaaatatgtatatatagtatgtatatatatgtatgtatagtatgtatgtatataatggtatatatatgtatgtatatattatatacccCTTATAAGcatttatgaatatatatatatatgcatgaaCTACTTAAATATCGTATATGTATTTATCTTTATAggtaatacatatataataccaTTGTGTAAGGTCTAGCAATAATCTATATGATTTTTAGTTAGtggctttttttttttttttttttttttttttttttaaaaatatattacatgtTCATAcgattttatatattttttattatagctatttttatatttttaagaattttaatatataaaattaatgaatttaatgtaaaaaaaattataaaattatcattaataatattaatatatatacttatttatgcttttatttattttttatatttgcttAACTTAATATAAAGCCTTTATTTTTGTAGGGAACCTAAGCCTATGGCTATTTTTTATCAGCCGTAtgtattttgttttatgtaCGCAtgtgcatatacatataatttataaaaaaaaaaaaaaaaaaaaaaaaaaaaatattattctatacttttaataaaataagtatatacatatttataatcttatatatcattttatattttcttaagttttaaataataaattttataatttttttaattataatattattttgttttttttttaatgtaatTCCATTGAATTAATAAGAagaataaattttattataaaccctcataaaatgataaactgggaaaaatatacatttattattatatagagaaatattaaaaaaaaacaaacacttaaattttaatacataaaataagcatatatatcaataatacaatataaaaaccAACTGaataaatagaaaaaataatacaatgttatattttattcacCTTAATATGAATTTGAATATCTTTAAAAAGGaacttataaaaatgtatatggTCCCAACAAAACTATATTCATATGCcataatatataacaacACTATTTTCCACTCATAATTGTatagttataaaaatatagtaaataaatagGGGCATAGTTTTAATATGACATAATAATGGATGTGGTATCATTTTTTCCCATAAAATCAAAACactttaaataaaatttaaatggTTATTcgaaaaaaagagaaaaaaagagaaaaaatagtgaaaaaatagtgaaaagAGAGCGAACAAGTTAAAGCATATTATTCCTTCCAATGATAATTGCAATTAAcgcaaatataaaaaagtgtACTGGGTTCATCTGCTGATCTTATTTGCAAACTGTAAAAATAGGCTTCATCATGTGTGCATTTTGGGCATATagctaaaataaaaaaaaaaaaaaaaataagacaaTTTGGTTAGTTcgtataataaaatgtgtacatgataataataattaacgTGACAAATTTTAGTAAAATGTTACCTTGTGTTTTggacatatttttattattcatatctACAGCATCCAAGGGAATTGTTTTGTTAAACTCTTTGCAATCATATTtgttgtatattttattttttattttatatttaaaattacatGTTTTACAGTAAAGGTATACTCCATTTTCAACATGAACTAAAACAATATTGTGACAATTTGGACAAAAAAAAGCCATGTCCTTAAAACACGGTTGTATACATACAAATTTATACACCAAAAAtgcaaacaaaaaaataagcaaaCTTAACAAATATTTCAactattttttcaaaatatatatatatgcctAAAATCGTATTTCATGCCTATTTATTTGGAAATATTCGACATCTTTGTTTTATTATCTCActtaattttgtaaaaataaatatatagagaattacaatatatt
This window encodes:
- a CDS encoding DNA-directed RNA polymerase III subunit RPC10, putative — its product is MAFFCPNCHNIVLVHVENGVYLYCKTCNFKYKIKNKIYNKYDCKEFNKTIPLDAVDMNNKNMSKTQAICPKCTHDEAYFYSLQIRSADEPSTLFYICVNCNYHWKE